From Bradyrhizobium sp. AZCC 1610:
GGCGTGTTGAGCTGCGTGATGCCGAGCTCACTGAGCGCATCCATCACGCCATTGGTGACGCAGGGCGGCCCGCCGATGGCGCCGGATTCGCCGCAGCCCTTGGCTCCGAGCGGATTGGTGCGGCAGGGCGCGGAATCATCCAGCGTCACGGCAATCGGCGGAATATCGTCGGCGCGCGGCACGCAGTAATCCTGGTAGCTCGCGGTCAGCAGCTGCCCTTCCTCGCTATAGGCGACGCCCTCATACAGCGCCTGCCCGATGCCTTGGGCTACGCCGCCATGCACCTGGCCGGTCACCAGCATCGGATTGACGGCGATACCGACATCATCGACCGTGGTGTAGCGCACCACCTTGCTGACGCCGGTTTCCGGATCGATCTCGACTTCGCAGATATGCGTCCCGTTCGGCCAGCTCGGCCCGTCAACCTCGCCTTCAGAGTCAACGGAAAGCCGCGCGCCGTCTTCCTTCTTCGCGATTTCGAACAGGCTGATGCGCTTGTCGGTGCCGACCACACTGAGCCAGCCATCGCGATATTCGATATCCTCGACCGACGTCTCCAGCACGTTCGAGGCCTTCTCGCGCGCCTTGTGGATCATGTCGTTGGTCGAGACCGCGACCGCGGTACCGCCGACGAACAGCGAGCGCGAGCCGACGCTGCCGAAGCCGGTGGCAAGGTCGGTATCGCCCTGCACCACGTCGATCTTGTCCATGGGGATGCCGAGCGTATCCGACACCATTTGCGTATAGGTGGTCTGCAGTCCCTGCCCCATCGCCATGGTGCCGGAATGCAGGATGACGCGGCCTTCCGCGGTCGCGTGCAGGCTGACCTTTTCGGTGTGCGCGCGCCCGCCGGTCCATTCGATGTAGCTGGTGAGGCCGCGGCCGTAGAGCAGGCCCTTCTTCTTCGCCGCCTTCTTGCGCGCTGCAAAGCCATCCCAGTCCGAAAGCTCCGAGGCGCGCGACAGCATGTGCGCGAAGGCGCCGGAGTCGTACACCTGGCCGACCGCATTGGTGTAAGGCAGTTGCGCGGGCTTGATGTAGTTGACCTTGCGGATGGTACGCGGGTCCATGCCGATCTGCCGCGCGGCGGCATCCATCAGCCGCTCGACGATGAACACGGCCTCGGGGCGCCCCGCCCCGCGATAGGCGCCCACCGGCGCGGTGTTGGTCATCACCGACTTCACTTCGAAATGCACCAGCGGCAGGTCGTAGACGCCGGTCTGTACGAACGGGCCGAGCACCAGCGGGATGATGTTCGCGGTCCCCGACGAGTACGCTCCGGTGCCGCCGATCGAGCGCACGCGATAGGCCAGCACGCGGCCTTTGGCGTCGAGCGCGAATTCGCCGGTCGAAGTGAGATCGCGGCCATGGGTGCCGCCGACGAATTCGTCGGTGCGGTCGCCGCGCCAGCGGATCTTCCTGTTCAGCTTGGTCGCGGCGTAAGCGACGATGCCGTCTTCGGGATAGAGGCTCGTCTTCTGGCCAAAGCCGCCGCCGATATCGCCGACCAGCACGCGCACGCTGTCCTTCGGCCGCTTCAGAATGGATTCCGCGAGCAGGTCACGGGTCGAGCCGGGGGTTTGCGACTGCACGTGCAGGATCAACCGGCCGGTCTTCTTCTCGATCTCAGCAATCGTCGAACGTGGCTCCATCGCCGAGGGCACCAGCCGCTGGCTGACCAGATCGAGCGAGACCATGTGCGCAGCCTTGGCAAAGGCTTCCTCGACCTTGGCGGCGTCGCCATAGCTCATGGCGGCCACGATGTTGTCGGGCGCCTCGGGCCACACTGCGGGTGCGCCGGGCTTCACCGCCTCGACGGGATCGACCACCGAGGGCAGCACCTCGTAATCGACGGCGATCGCCTCGGCCGCCGTCTGCGCCTGCACCCGCGACGCCGCTACCACCGCCGCCACCGCCTCGCCGGCATAACGCACGATTTCATGGGCCAGCAGACGCCGCGGCGGCACCGTCATCGGCTTGCCGTCCGGCCGCTGGAAGATCGCGAGAGTCGGGAGGGTGCCGATATCGTCCGTCACCAGGTCGGCACCGGTATAGACGGCCTCTACCCCGGCCATTTCAAGCGCGGCCCTGGTGTCGATCGATTTGATCCGGGCATGGGCATGCGGCGAGCGCAGCACGTAGAGCCACAGCGCGCCCTCCTCGGGCTTGTCGTCGATGAACTGTCCCTTCCCGGTGAGCAGCCTCTGGTCTTCCAAACGCTTGACCGGCTGGCCCGCACCAAAACGCATATTGCCGGGAAGAATATTCATCAGTTTGTCCTTCGAGCTTTCTTGTCGGATTGGGCGGGGTTTTAGCGGTTTTTCGGCGTGAGACAACTCATTCAATTCGCTGCAACAAACACGCCAACGCGCCGGGCGCGGGCGACCGCGAACGGGTGTGATCTGCCGCCAAATGGGATTGTTAGCCGCGGCCGATATCCACGATATCGACATTGACGTCGCGCGTCTCCGAACCGCGTTTCAGGGTGATGCGGACGCTCTTGCCAGCTCCGACCTGCTCTATGTGGTCGGTCAGATCGGAAAGGCGGTGAACCGGCTTGCCGTCGGCTTGAACGATGACGTCGCCGAGCGCGCCTGAGGCAAAATCGACGCCACGGATGCCGGCACGCTCAGCCGGACTTCGGGGCGCGGTGCGCACGACGACCACCCCTTCGACGCCCATGCGAGTGGAAACGGCTTCGCTGGCCGCAACAATGCCAATACCGGGCGTCGGCACGCGGCCGTTCTTGATCAACTCAGGCACGATGCGATTGACGATATCGGCCGGGACCGCGAATCCAATACCGGCGCTGGAGCCCGAGGGCGAGATGATGGCCGTGTTGACGCCGATCAACCGTCCCGCCGAATCCAAAAGCGGCCCGCCCGAGTTACCGGGATTGATCGCCGTATCGGTCTGGATCACGTTGGTGATCTCGCGGCCACTGCTGGTCGGCAACCGGCGCTTGAGCGCGCTGATGATGCCGCTGGTCAGCGACTGGTCGA
This genomic window contains:
- a CDS encoding xanthine dehydrogenase family protein molybdopterin-binding subunit, which translates into the protein MNILPGNMRFGAGQPVKRLEDQRLLTGKGQFIDDKPEEGALWLYVLRSPHAHARIKSIDTRAALEMAGVEAVYTGADLVTDDIGTLPTLAIFQRPDGKPMTVPPRRLLAHEIVRYAGEAVAAVVAASRVQAQTAAEAIAVDYEVLPSVVDPVEAVKPGAPAVWPEAPDNIVAAMSYGDAAKVEEAFAKAAHMVSLDLVSQRLVPSAMEPRSTIAEIEKKTGRLILHVQSQTPGSTRDLLAESILKRPKDSVRVLVGDIGGGFGQKTSLYPEDGIVAYAATKLNRKIRWRGDRTDEFVGGTHGRDLTSTGEFALDAKGRVLAYRVRSIGGTGAYSSGTANIIPLVLGPFVQTGVYDLPLVHFEVKSVMTNTAPVGAYRGAGRPEAVFIVERLMDAAARQIGMDPRTIRKVNYIKPAQLPYTNAVGQVYDSGAFAHMLSRASELSDWDGFAARKKAAKKKGLLYGRGLTSYIEWTGGRAHTEKVSLHATAEGRVILHSGTMAMGQGLQTTYTQMVSDTLGIPMDKIDVVQGDTDLATGFGSVGSRSLFVGGTAVAVSTNDMIHKAREKASNVLETSVEDIEYRDGWLSVVGTDKRISLFEIAKKEDGARLSVDSEGEVDGPSWPNGTHICEVEIDPETGVSKVVRYTTVDDVGIAVNPMLVTGQVHGGVAQGIGQALYEGVAYSEEGQLLTASYQDYCVPRADDIPPIAVTLDDSAPCRTNPLGAKGCGESGAIGGPPCVTNGVMDALSELGITQLNTPLTPAKVWQAIRDARAGE
- a CDS encoding S1C family serine protease produces the protein MNRRFVLFAAIIAGVLVALTVSNINIRYGPWTNSTARTVDQRGPLSEAERANIELFERVSPSVVQVAARSAVTNPFADDEGSEAGAAASGTGFVWDNNGHVVTNNHVVQNGREVAVRFASGEVAQASIVGVAPNYDLAVLRIRNPRQLPPPVALGSSSDLKVGQIAFAIGNPFGLDQSLTSGIISALKRRLPTSSGREITNVIQTDTAINPGNSGGPLLDSAGRLIGVNTAIISPSGSSAGIGFAVPADIVNRIVPELIKNGRVPTPGIGIVAASEAVSTRMGVEGVVVVRTAPRSPAERAGIRGVDFASGALGDVIVQADGKPVHRLSDLTDHIEQVGAGKSVRITLKRGSETRDVNVDIVDIGRG